A window of Rhodospirillales bacterium contains these coding sequences:
- a CDS encoding acyl-CoA thioesterase yields MTPAPPVGRPLESDDHTAPRGEMITRTLAMPADANPHGDIFGGWVLGQMDVAGGLAAAFRAKGRVATVAVTGMAFHKPVLVGDIVACHSAIERVGTTSITVHVEVWVQRGGGGATGRFKVTEGVFTYVALDDAGRKRPVPPA; encoded by the coding sequence CCGTCGGCAGGCCCCTGGAATCCGACGACCACACCGCCCCCCGGGGCGAGATGATTACCCGCACCCTCGCCATGCCGGCGGACGCCAACCCGCACGGCGACATCTTCGGCGGCTGGGTGCTGGGCCAGATGGATGTGGCGGGCGGTCTCGCCGCCGCCTTCCGCGCCAAGGGGCGGGTCGCCACCGTCGCCGTCACCGGCATGGCGTTTCACAAGCCGGTCCTGGTCGGCGACATCGTCGCCTGCCATTCGGCGATCGAGCGCGTCGGCACCACCTCGATCACCGTGCACGTGGAAGTGTGGGTGCAGCGCGGCGGCGGCGGCGCGACCGGGCGGTTCAAGGTGACCGAAGGCGTGTTCACCTACGTCGCCCTCGACGATGCGGGCCGCAAGCGCCCGGTGCCGCCGGCGTAA
- a CDS encoding DUF2061 domain-containing protein, which translates to MPFARAAKPLSAPLAKTLSFAAVHFAVAFAVVYALTGNVWLGGAVALIEPACNVVAYYLHEMAWARASEPRVPAFARR; encoded by the coding sequence ATGCCCTTCGCGCGCGCCGCGAAGCCGTTGTCCGCGCCGCTGGCCAAGACGCTCTCGTTCGCGGCGGTTCATTTCGCGGTGGCGTTCGCGGTCGTCTACGCGCTCACCGGCAACGTCTGGCTCGGCGGCGCGGTGGCGCTGATCGAGCCCGCCTGCAACGTGGTAGCCTACTATCTGCACGAAATGGCTTGGGCGCGCGCGTCCGAGCCGCGCGTACCCGCGTTCGCCCGCCGCTGA
- a CDS encoding DNA starvation/stationary phase protection protein: MSKSKEMTEKDRKKVADGLARVLADTYTLYLKTHGFHWNVEGPLFPMLHAMFEEQYTELAGAVDQIAERIRALRQPAPAGYAAFAKLASVREASGRESATDMIRALAKDQETIAATARDAFAIAEAANDEATADLMVQRLHVHEKAAWMLRAMLA; encoded by the coding sequence ATGAGCAAATCCAAGGAAATGACGGAAAAAGACCGCAAAAAAGTCGCCGACGGCCTCGCGCGGGTGTTGGCCGACACCTACACCCTGTATCTCAAAACCCATGGGTTTCACTGGAACGTGGAAGGGCCGCTGTTCCCGATGCTGCACGCGATGTTCGAGGAGCAGTACACGGAACTGGCGGGCGCGGTCGATCAGATCGCCGAGCGCATCCGCGCCCTTCGCCAGCCGGCGCCGGCCGGCTATGCGGCCTTCGCCAAGTTGGCGAGCGTGCGCGAGGCGAGCGGCCGGGAAAGCGCCACCGACATGATCCGGGCACTGGCCAAGGACCAGGAAACGATCGCGGCGACGGCGCGGGATGCGTTCGCCATCGCGGAAGCCGCGAACGACGAAGCGACCGCCGACCTCATGGTCCAACGGCTCCACGTCCACGAAAAGGCGGCATGGATGCTGCGGGCGATGCTGGCGTGA